The genomic region CGGACGTGGCCGATGAGCGGATGCTCGCTTGGGTGGTCGCCGGCAGTCCGCGTCCTGGATGGTGGGTGGGTGGATCCCACGTTCGTCCTTGTGCATAGCCTGTTGTTGGGTCCTCTGACGTGGGCTCCTGTAGCGGCGCGGCTGGCAGCCTTGGGTGCAGTGACCGTGGTGCCCTCGTTGGTCGACGTGGCCAACGCGGACGACCCGCCGTTCTGGCCGCGCGTCGCAGCCAAGGTCAACGACGCTGTCTCCCATCTACCGCAGGGCCAGCCGATTGTGCTGGTAGCACACAGCAACGCCGGCTTGTTCGTTCCTGTTGTCGTACAAGCGGCTTGCCGTCCGGTCGCCGGGTGCCTGTTCGTCGATGCGAGACTGCCCTTCCGTACCGGGCCGACGCCTGCCGCGTCGCCCGAGCGGTTGAACTACCTGCGCACCAAGGTGACTGAGGACCGACTGCCGCAGTGGACAACGTGGTGGAACGAGGACGATGTCGCACTGCTGTTTCCTGATCCGCAGACCAGATCGGCGATCTCGGCTGAGCAGCCCCGTCTTCCGTTGAGCTACTACGAGCAGAAGATTCCTGTGCCTGCTGGTTGGGACAACCGGTCGTGCGGCTATTTGCTGTTCGGGCCGCCGTATGACCGCATGGCGCAGGAGGCGCGTGAACGTGGCTGGGACGTCGACCGGGTCCCCGGCGGGCATCTGCACCAACTCATCGA from Micromonospora sp. WMMD812 harbors:
- a CDS encoding alpha/beta hydrolase; this encodes MTVVPSLVDVANADDPPFWPRVAAKVNDAVSHLPQGQPIVLVAHSNAGLFVPVVVQAACRPVAGCLFVDARLPFRTGPTPAASPERLNYLRTKVTEDRLPQWTTWWNEDDVALLFPDPQTRSAISAEQPRLPLSYYEQKIPVPAGWDNRSCGYLLFGPPYDRMAQEARERGWDVDRVPGGHLHQLIDPDAVTTRIVAMTERWGSSAN